The nucleotide sequence CGGGGCACACCACCACCGAGTTCGTGGGGCGGCCCTTCGTGGCCGACGGCGCGGCGCTGGGCACTGACAACCTGGGCCGCGACGTCCTCTCCCGCTGGTTGGCAGGCGGCTGGCGCCTTCTGCTGTGGTCCGCGGCGGCCACGGTGCTGGGCGTGGGCCTGGGCGCAGTGCTGGGCATGGTCGCGGCCATGCGCGGCGGCTGGCTCGATGCCCTGATCATGCGCATCGGCGACATCGGACTCGCGCTGCCGCAGCTCGTGTTCGCCATGCTGGCCGTCACCGTGCTCGGCCCCAAGGGCTGGGTGCTGATCCTGGTCGTCGGCCTGACCCATGCGCCGCGCACCGCGCGCGTGATGCGCTCGGCCGCCGTCGGCGTGGTGGGCGAGGACTACGTCCTGGCCTCCCACATGTACGCCGTGCCGCAGTGGCGGATCCTGGCCCAGGACATCCTGCCGAACGTCACGGGCCCGCTGATGGTCGAGCTCGGTCTGCGCATGACCTACTCGATCGGCGCGCTGGCCTCGCTGTCCTTTCTGGGCCTGGGCATGCAGCCGCCCACCGCCGACTGGGGCCTGATGATCAACGAGAACCGCATCGCCCTGGCCGTCCAGCCGTGGGGCGTGCTGCTTCCCGTGCTGGCGATCGCCGTGCTGACGGTGGGCACCAACCTGATCGCCGACGGCATCGCGGCCGCCTCGGCCGGCGGCAGCTCCGTGGTCGAGGAGGATCTCGAGGGCATCCGAGCCGGCGCACAGGGCGCGGCACCAGCGGGCGGCCCGGCGGTTCCCGAATCCGAGGCCTCCACCGGCTCGGCCACCGCCTCCGGCACCGGATCCGATGCCGCCTCGAGCCCCGAGGAGGGACGACGATGACCCCGAGCACTGCATCGCGCGCAGAAGGCAGGCGCGCCGCGGACCCGTCGTCGGCGGCCACCGTCGAGACCGCCCTGAGCGTGTCCGGGCTGGATCTCGGCGTGACGGGCGGACGCCAGATCCTGCACGACATCGGCTTCGAGCTGCACCCCGGGCGCATCCTGGCGCTGGTGGGGGAGTCCGGCTCCGGCAAGACGACGGCAGCCCTGGCGTGCATGTCGTACCTCAGGCCGGGCCTGGAGCTGCGCGGCGGCTCGATCACGCTGCATCCGGGCGCCTCGCGCTTCCACCCGGACGGCGCGCAGCTCCCGGAGCTGAGCTCGGCGCAGGTGCGGCGGCTTCGCGGGTCCACGATCGCCTACGTCCCGCAGGACCCTGCGCTGTCGCTCAACGGGTCCATGCGCGTGGGCGAGCAGATCGCCGAGGTCCTGCGCATCCACGACTACGGCGACGG is from Kocuria palustris and encodes:
- a CDS encoding ABC transporter permease yields the protein MSAPTTRAPSTGAIGGGPVRDSLTRRFLARTESKAGLILTGAVLLVAILGPFLAAALTGHTTTEFVGRPFVADGAALGTDNLGRDVLSRWLAGGWRLLLWSAAATVLGVGLGAVLGMVAAMRGGWLDALIMRIGDIGLALPQLVFAMLAVTVLGPKGWVLILVVGLTHAPRTARVMRSAAVGVVGEDYVLASHMYAVPQWRILAQDILPNVTGPLMVELGLRMTYSIGALASLSFLGLGMQPPTADWGLMINENRIALAVQPWGVLLPVLAIAVLTVGTNLIADGIAAASAGGSSVVEEDLEGIRAGAQGAAPAGGPAVPESEASTGSATASGTGSDAASSPEEGRR